One Etheostoma cragini isolate CJK2018 chromosome 6, CSU_Ecrag_1.0, whole genome shotgun sequence DNA window includes the following coding sequences:
- the LOC117946032 gene encoding uncharacterized protein LOC117946032 isoform X1, with protein MSTDRPKRNIIKKKYDISDGMPWCEERLVRKVLFLSLREFRDTHRASHIHTRAHKRTVKKTLLHTQHKTQTQKNMRTRQCVRSSKRVHTPQHRVTHRAPNRQKNAHNAQSMHIPKHLRPHEDAIKGQKRNLSQDSHTTKNKCNRTLHNTQTQSTTCAGKITHTVQQTQLQGSTRTLPKSSGSTRTLRSHKTQNTQLLLNTKYAETAKHTHTQHKPSVKTACTPENTPLSPPVPARTLRSHTPTSLSSPRVNGISRRQSLLSAGPGWSWSLQTRAQQRRPASIHRHKDDPASKRPRLRAQRKFAQSPPSSPGPGVLISAARSNQSLAVVTCLTRCRPKTEDFLSFLCLRGSAALPSNMAIVASGPAKGPVGARHLTSCLSTNHRTASEGKNINIFRRTAVQRDSLRGRPGGSFCPLTTREQRRRERERREEEQQRSMREEGAERHLLRPRQLSLQVSRTNQVAMVTGLSKQRTSCVRSVSTLKPGPGASSRRSPRPCTRPSSTCKPRPQESNNQHLSRHSKHQLPRNQHLPLHNPTVSKCYSNPKTFSSVQTSGRHSSRTPAQTALTNGTVMSLLRESPGVLRLSRRKRGLPPDTSPTPPKRGLSDHNSSKKCRTVQYNEGDVPSESGRLIGEIPQAEANCNEEVRVKDVSHIGDIPGSHDEELRLEGSCDHVGEIRLEMDSCISEDLQDKASVAVEPSQDGVTLTNIITDYDLSPGTEVICRHVRDKRRQRNQPASSTVPTLITRTTESRTVARAAARTTATKAAFNSVTSKHIHTDRPASYSAKHTAKGTNKTTSKDITKCTSPASRSSFQNSKGAAKDTSKGTTEDSTKDCAPVSSYSSTSRRSTKSLTQTKCITSAIKTRTSPRTLQKHRKT; from the exons ATGAGTACAGATAGACCCAAACGGAATATCatcaaaaagaaatat gacatCAGTGATGGGATGCCTTGGTGTGAAGAACGTCTGGTCCGCAAagttctcttcctctccctcagggaattcagagacacacaccgtgcctcacacattcacacgcgCGCTCACAAACGCACGGTGAAAAAAACGCTTTTACACACTCAgcataaaacacagacacagaaaaacatgcgCACAAGACAGTGTGTGCGCTCCAGTAAGCGTGTGCACACACCGCaacacagagtcacacacagagcaccaaacagacagaaaaacgcACACAATGCACAAAGCATGCACATTCCGAAACACCTCCGCCCTCATGAAGACGCTATCAAAGGGCAAAAAAGGAACTTGTCTCAGGactcacacacaacaaaaaataaatgcaatcgCACACTACACAACACGCAAACACAATCAACAACGTGTGCAGGGAAAattacacacactgtacagcAAACCCAGCTCCAAGGAAGTACTCGCACACTACCCAAGAGTTCTGGATCAACCAGGACGCTACGctcacataaaacacagaacacacagctgctgctcAACACGAAATACGCAGAAAccgcaaaacacacacacactcagcacaAGCCCTCAGTGAAGACCGCCTGCACTCCAGAGAACACACCGCTGAGCCCCCCTGTCCCGGCCAGGACACTGCGCTCACACACTCCCACAAGCCTCAGCA GCCCTCGGGTTAACGGCATCAGCCGGCGTCAGTCCCTGCTGTCTGCTGGTCCCGGCTGGAGCTGGTCCTTACAGACCCGGGCTCAGCAGCGGCGCCCTGCTAGCATCCATCGCCACAAGGACGACCCTGCCAGCAAGAG accAAGGCTGCGAGCGCAGAGGAAGTTCGCCCAGTCCCCCCCCAGCTCTCCAGGACCTGGAGTGTTGATTTCAGCCGCCAGGAGTAACCAGAGCCTGGCCGTGGTCACCTGTCTGACCAGGTGCAGACCCAAGACGGAGGACTTCttgtcttttctctgtctgaGAG GTTCAGCAGCGCTGCCTAGCAACATGGCCATTGTAGCGAGTGGACCAGCCAAGGGGCCAGTTGGGGCTCGGCATCTTACATCCTGTCTTTCCACCAATCACAGGACAGCATCTGAGgggaaaaacataaacatattcaGGAGAACAGCAG TGCAGCGAGACTCTCTGAGGGGGAGGCCTGGAGGCTCCTTCTGCCCTCTAACTACCCGGgaacagaggaggagggaaagggagaggagagaggaagaacagCAGAGGAGCATGAGGGAGGAGGGAGCTGAGAGACACCTCCTGAGACCTCGCCAGCTCTCCCTACAGGTTAGCAGGACTAACCAG GTTGCAATGGTAACTGGACTCTCCAAACAAAGAACTTCCTGTGTCCGGTCAGTTTCTACCTTAAAGCCCGGCCCCGGGGCCAGCAGCAGACGCTCCCCCCGGCCCTGCACAAGGCCGAGCAGTACCTGTAAACCAAGACCCCAGGAAAGCAACAACCAACACCTCTCCCGGCACAGCAAACACCAGCTGCCTCGCAATCAGCACCTTCCTCTCCACAATCCAACAGTCTCAAAGTGCTATAGCAACCCCAAGACCTTCAGTAGTGTCCAGACCTCAGGGAGACATTCAAGCAGGACTCCAGCCCAAACAGCATTGACTAATGGCACAGTCATGTCGTTGCTAAGGGAGAGCCCTGGGGTCTTGAGGTTGTCTAGGAGAAAGAGAGGCCTCCCACCAGACACCAGCCCTACCCCTCCGAAGCGGGGTCTTTCGGACCACAACTCATCGAAGAAGTGCAGGACAGTGCAATACAATGAGGGTGATGTCCCATCGGAGAGTGGCCGTCTTATTGGTGAGATCCCACAGGCGGAGGCCAACTGTAACGAGGAGGTTAGAGTGAAGGATGTGAGTCATATTGGTGATATCCCTGGCAGCCATGATGAAGAACTTAGACTAGAAGGCAGCTGTGACCACGTTGGAGAGATCAGACTGGAGATGGACAGTTGTATTAGTGAAGACCTACAGGACAAGGCCAGTGTTGCTGTGGAGCCCTCTCAGGACGGGGTCACCCTCACCAACATCATCACCGACTATGACCTGAGCCCTGGAACTGAGGTCATATGCAGACATGTGAGAGACAAAAGGCGTCAGAGAAATCAGCCCGCTTCATCCACAGTCCCTACGCTAATAACCAGGACCACTGAATCTAGGACTGTTGCCAGAGCTGCTGCCAGGACTACTGCAACTAAAGCTGCTTTCAACTCTGTGACATccaaacacattcatactgaCCGACCAGCAAGTTATTCTGCCAAGCACACTGCTAAGGGTACTAACAAAACTACTAGTAAGGACATTACCAAGTGTACTTCACCAGCCAGCAGGTCCTCTTTCCAGAATTCTAAAGGTGCTGCAAAGGACACTTCCAAGGGGACCACAGAGGACTCGACAAAGGACTGCGCACCTGTCAGTAGCTATTCTAGCACTTCCAGGCGCTCTACAAAGAGCCTTACCCAGACCAAGTGTATTACCTCAGCCATTAAGACCAGGACTAGCCCTAGAACGCTTCAGAAACACCGAAAAACCTGA
- the LOC117946032 gene encoding uncharacterized protein LOC117946032 isoform X2 has product MSTDRPKRNIIKKKYDISDGMPWCEERLVRKVLFLSLREFRDTHRASHIHTRAHKRTVKKTLLHTQHKTQTQKNMRTRQCVRSSKRVHTPQHRVTHRAPNRQKNAHNAQSMHIPKHLRPHEDAIKGQKRNLSQDSHTTKNKCNRTLHNTQTQSTTCAGKITHTVQQTQLQGSTRTLPKSSGSTRTLRSHKTQNTQLLLNTKYAETAKHTHTQHKPSVKTACTPENTPLSPPVPARTLRSHTPTSLSSPRVNGISRRQSLLSAGPGWSWSLQTRAQQRRPASIHRHKDDPASKRPRLRAQRKFAQSPPSSPGPGVLISAARSNQSLAVVTCLTRCRPKTEDFLSFLCLRGSAALPSNMAIVASGPAKGPVGARHLTSCLSTNHRTASEGKNINIFRRTAVQRDSLRGRPGGSFCPLTTREQRRRERERREEEQQRSMREEGAERHLLRPRQLSLQVAMVTGLSKQRTSCVRSVSTLKPGPGASSRRSPRPCTRPSSTCKPRPQESNNQHLSRHSKHQLPRNQHLPLHNPTVSKCYSNPKTFSSVQTSGRHSSRTPAQTALTNGTVMSLLRESPGVLRLSRRKRGLPPDTSPTPPKRGLSDHNSSKKCRTVQYNEGDVPSESGRLIGEIPQAEANCNEEVRVKDVSHIGDIPGSHDEELRLEGSCDHVGEIRLEMDSCISEDLQDKASVAVEPSQDGVTLTNIITDYDLSPGTEVICRHVRDKRRQRNQPASSTVPTLITRTTESRTVARAAARTTATKAAFNSVTSKHIHTDRPASYSAKHTAKGTNKTTSKDITKCTSPASRSSFQNSKGAAKDTSKGTTEDSTKDCAPVSSYSSTSRRSTKSLTQTKCITSAIKTRTSPRTLQKHRKT; this is encoded by the exons ATGAGTACAGATAGACCCAAACGGAATATCatcaaaaagaaatat gacatCAGTGATGGGATGCCTTGGTGTGAAGAACGTCTGGTCCGCAAagttctcttcctctccctcagggaattcagagacacacaccgtgcctcacacattcacacgcgCGCTCACAAACGCACGGTGAAAAAAACGCTTTTACACACTCAgcataaaacacagacacagaaaaacatgcgCACAAGACAGTGTGTGCGCTCCAGTAAGCGTGTGCACACACCGCaacacagagtcacacacagagcaccaaacagacagaaaaacgcACACAATGCACAAAGCATGCACATTCCGAAACACCTCCGCCCTCATGAAGACGCTATCAAAGGGCAAAAAAGGAACTTGTCTCAGGactcacacacaacaaaaaataaatgcaatcgCACACTACACAACACGCAAACACAATCAACAACGTGTGCAGGGAAAattacacacactgtacagcAAACCCAGCTCCAAGGAAGTACTCGCACACTACCCAAGAGTTCTGGATCAACCAGGACGCTACGctcacataaaacacagaacacacagctgctgctcAACACGAAATACGCAGAAAccgcaaaacacacacacactcagcacaAGCCCTCAGTGAAGACCGCCTGCACTCCAGAGAACACACCGCTGAGCCCCCCTGTCCCGGCCAGGACACTGCGCTCACACACTCCCACAAGCCTCAGCA GCCCTCGGGTTAACGGCATCAGCCGGCGTCAGTCCCTGCTGTCTGCTGGTCCCGGCTGGAGCTGGTCCTTACAGACCCGGGCTCAGCAGCGGCGCCCTGCTAGCATCCATCGCCACAAGGACGACCCTGCCAGCAAGAG accAAGGCTGCGAGCGCAGAGGAAGTTCGCCCAGTCCCCCCCCAGCTCTCCAGGACCTGGAGTGTTGATTTCAGCCGCCAGGAGTAACCAGAGCCTGGCCGTGGTCACCTGTCTGACCAGGTGCAGACCCAAGACGGAGGACTTCttgtcttttctctgtctgaGAG GTTCAGCAGCGCTGCCTAGCAACATGGCCATTGTAGCGAGTGGACCAGCCAAGGGGCCAGTTGGGGCTCGGCATCTTACATCCTGTCTTTCCACCAATCACAGGACAGCATCTGAGgggaaaaacataaacatattcaGGAGAACAGCAG TGCAGCGAGACTCTCTGAGGGGGAGGCCTGGAGGCTCCTTCTGCCCTCTAACTACCCGGgaacagaggaggagggaaagggagaggagagaggaagaacagCAGAGGAGCATGAGGGAGGAGGGAGCTGAGAGACACCTCCTGAGACCTCGCCAGCTCTCCCTACAG GTTGCAATGGTAACTGGACTCTCCAAACAAAGAACTTCCTGTGTCCGGTCAGTTTCTACCTTAAAGCCCGGCCCCGGGGCCAGCAGCAGACGCTCCCCCCGGCCCTGCACAAGGCCGAGCAGTACCTGTAAACCAAGACCCCAGGAAAGCAACAACCAACACCTCTCCCGGCACAGCAAACACCAGCTGCCTCGCAATCAGCACCTTCCTCTCCACAATCCAACAGTCTCAAAGTGCTATAGCAACCCCAAGACCTTCAGTAGTGTCCAGACCTCAGGGAGACATTCAAGCAGGACTCCAGCCCAAACAGCATTGACTAATGGCACAGTCATGTCGTTGCTAAGGGAGAGCCCTGGGGTCTTGAGGTTGTCTAGGAGAAAGAGAGGCCTCCCACCAGACACCAGCCCTACCCCTCCGAAGCGGGGTCTTTCGGACCACAACTCATCGAAGAAGTGCAGGACAGTGCAATACAATGAGGGTGATGTCCCATCGGAGAGTGGCCGTCTTATTGGTGAGATCCCACAGGCGGAGGCCAACTGTAACGAGGAGGTTAGAGTGAAGGATGTGAGTCATATTGGTGATATCCCTGGCAGCCATGATGAAGAACTTAGACTAGAAGGCAGCTGTGACCACGTTGGAGAGATCAGACTGGAGATGGACAGTTGTATTAGTGAAGACCTACAGGACAAGGCCAGTGTTGCTGTGGAGCCCTCTCAGGACGGGGTCACCCTCACCAACATCATCACCGACTATGACCTGAGCCCTGGAACTGAGGTCATATGCAGACATGTGAGAGACAAAAGGCGTCAGAGAAATCAGCCCGCTTCATCCACAGTCCCTACGCTAATAACCAGGACCACTGAATCTAGGACTGTTGCCAGAGCTGCTGCCAGGACTACTGCAACTAAAGCTGCTTTCAACTCTGTGACATccaaacacattcatactgaCCGACCAGCAAGTTATTCTGCCAAGCACACTGCTAAGGGTACTAACAAAACTACTAGTAAGGACATTACCAAGTGTACTTCACCAGCCAGCAGGTCCTCTTTCCAGAATTCTAAAGGTGCTGCAAAGGACACTTCCAAGGGGACCACAGAGGACTCGACAAAGGACTGCGCACCTGTCAGTAGCTATTCTAGCACTTCCAGGCGCTCTACAAAGAGCCTTACCCAGACCAAGTGTATTACCTCAGCCATTAAGACCAGGACTAGCCCTAGAACGCTTCAGAAACACCGAAAAACCTGA